A window of the Peptostreptococcaceae bacterium genome harbors these coding sequences:
- the rplC gene encoding 50S ribosomal protein L3, which translates to MKGILGRKIGMTQVFKEDGRLVPVSVIEATPMVVVQVKTTDTDGYEAIQIGFGDIKESKVKKPMKGHYGKAGVDAKRNLVEFRVDNASEYEVGQVISVDTFKEGDFINVSGISKGKGTQGTIKRYNQSIGPKSHGSKFHRAAGSLGSSASPSRVFKGMHMAGRMGNEQVTVKNLQVVRVDMDRNLLLVKGAVPGPKKGIITIKESVKNGR; encoded by the coding sequence ATGAAGGGAATTTTAGGAAGAAAAATCGGGATGACGCAAGTCTTTAAGGAAGATGGACGATTGGTGCCGGTATCGGTTATCGAAGCGACTCCGATGGTAGTAGTTCAAGTAAAGACAACGGATACTGATGGATACGAAGCAATTCAAATCGGATTCGGAGATATCAAAGAATCAAAAGTTAAAAAGCCGATGAAGGGCCACTATGGCAAAGCCGGCGTTGACGCCAAGAGAAACCTTGTGGAATTCAGAGTCGACAATGCTTCCGAGTATGAGGTTGGACAAGTAATAAGCGTTGATACATTCAAAGAGGGAGACTTCATCAATGTATCGGGTATTTCAAAAGGTAAGGGAACGCAAGGTACCATAAAGAGATACAATCAAAGCATAGGGCCTAAATCTCACGGTTCCAAGTTTCACAGAGCAGCGGGATCATTGGGGTCTTCAGCCTCTCCGTCAAGAGTATTCAAGGGAATGCACATGGCCGGAAGAATGGGCAACGAGCAAGTAACTGTAAAGAACCTGCAAGTTGTAAGAGTGGACATGGACAGGAACCTTTTGCTTGTAAAGGGTGCGGTACCCGGACCCAAGAAAGGCATCATAACAATCAAAGAAAGTGTAAAGAATGGCAGATAG
- the rplD gene encoding 50S ribosomal protein L4, whose protein sequence is MPKLDILNVSGQKVDEIELNENVFGAEINEHVLYEAVKNYLANQRQGTQSAKTRAEVRGGGRKPWKQKGTGRARAGSTRQPNWVGGGVVFAPKPRDYSYKIPKKMKRVAMKSALTSKVALNELIILDELMLEAPKTKEMISILANLKAGSKPIIITDDMNANVIKSSANIPGVQTTYVGRMNIYEILNSNSCIITKEAAKKIEEVYA, encoded by the coding sequence GTGCCTAAATTGGATATATTGAATGTTTCTGGACAAAAAGTCGATGAAATAGAACTGAATGAAAACGTTTTCGGAGCGGAAATAAATGAACACGTACTTTACGAGGCCGTAAAGAACTATTTAGCCAACCAAAGACAGGGAACGCAATCAGCTAAAACCAGAGCAGAGGTTAGGGGCGGAGGCCGCAAACCTTGGAAGCAAAAAGGAACTGGCAGAGCGAGAGCTGGAAGTACACGTCAACCAAACTGGGTTGGTGGAGGAGTAGTATTTGCACCGAAACCGAGGGACTACAGTTATAAGATTCCCAAGAAAATGAAAAGGGTAGCCATGAAATCGGCGCTTACATCGAAAGTGGCTCTTAATGAGCTTATAATCTTGGATGAATTGATGCTTGAAGCTCCAAAGACAAAAGAAATGATTAGCATCCTTGCAAATTTGAAAGCGGGAAGCAAACCGATCATTATCACTGACGATATGAACGCAAATGTTATAAAATCATCCGCCAACATTCCGGGAGTGCAAACTACCTATGTTGGAAGAATGAATATTTATGAGATATTAAACAGCAACTCTTGCATCATTACAAAAGAGGCAGCAAAAAAAATTGAGGAGGTGTATGCATAA